In Gasterosteus aculeatus chromosome 15, fGasAcu3.hap1.1, whole genome shotgun sequence, a single genomic region encodes these proteins:
- the plekhh1 gene encoding pleckstrin homology domain-containing family H member 1 — MADVLEIGGGGGSRDVSAAGVDWQKRCIALETQLLKFRLQAGKIRELLAEKMQELEQRVTEADQRAESAEKQIHVMEEKLKSANIQTSETESSSYRRYQDLTNRVQEKDAVIQRLEVQLEKQIFVRAQEAKIIEEKAAKIKDWVTFKLKEMEQENQLLKMANLKQTEQIMLLQDKLQALLEKPASCGSPAASPMMDTHQVPSSPLFPPSCPGTPPAQDDGWRQAGPRGAACNSKTDVKRATEQSSKGISLGDLRAHDVLSQGRSREGPGCPVPTSGPELPVGPATLAGCSDNSSDELSSKFRSQCLHSSSSSSSSSSAYEMAQGPSSLEPSLRITPKSPLLSRSPSTNNPFPNAPVHQSGTSTTLPKIRTPLTPRDSIQLVKKHCSQPQPSLDRLHHLNVNIDMVPPSSACSTLKSTGAASSPFSQVVEETDIDDGLPDSMDGVVEGSGSEEPRRNGVSFVGLPEELEPPTPPLHRFPSWESRIYAVAKSGMRVSEAGPAARGPGRGSNFPQYPAAGPFPQLIYRNINVPVYTTLKGKATQISSVPLLDDDSGSEDDSSSLASLRTSVLLPDKKGSVPGSPRAVKRGVSMSSISSESDYAIPPDAYSLDSDYSEPEHKVQRTSSYSCESSGPEMLEKSGYLLKMGSQVKAWKRRWFILRNGEILYYKSPSDVIRKPQGQIQLNSSCRIVRGEGAQTFQLITEKKTFYLTADSPNILEEWIRVLQNILKVQASSPVTVETTAKPTVRGWLTKVKHGHSKLVWCSLVGKVFSYYRNQEDKLPLGQLKMREASVKEVDRSCDSDEDYEAGSRGFLSSHCTLVVQPRDQSPTYMLIGTKQEKDTWLYHLTVAAGSCATFRVGTECEQLIGKLLDAEGDPESALWRSEALSFCKEGLRSPLTTLPSEALQTEAIKLFKSCQLFINVLVESPSVDYHTSLAQNALQVCLTHPELQNEVYCQLIKQTNRRTPHNYSLTQCWQLLSLCVALFLPQQHFLWYLRQYLQRNADPRSEVGKYAVYCERSVQRTLQNGEREAKPSRMEIVSILLRNPYHHSLPFSIPVHFMNNTYQVVGFDGSTTVEEFLNTLNQRIGLRKPQLSGFALFTDDPSGKDLEHCLQPAAKICDVISKWEQALKELHPGKNEGTRIVRLTYKSRLCFRSQVKGETDRERLLLAYQLNDEVQQGHFPVNKELALEVAALMAQVEHGDLERPASSSPTGSPLPKSQLILLQALERFYPKRYKQDCSSEQLRDLAERLATKWSMLRGCSAPECVRIYLTVARKWPLFGAKLFSAKPLPPSPVEQSQVWLAVNEDGLCVLDYAMHTLVTHSYSSVITFGGCRDDFMVVTSQQREPGLGKKSVEKLLFAMAKPKILELTLLMASYINHWNHSLPPASPQPLGHWDVDSKHFPAMSYTTKGPTLL; from the exons ATGGCCGACGTGCTGGagatcggcggcggcggcgggtccCGTGACGTCAGCGCGGCCGGCGTCGATTGGCAAAAGCGCTGCATCGCCCTGGAGACGCAGCTGCTGAAGTTCCGGCTCCAGGCCGGGAAAATCCGAGAGCTGCTGGCAGAGAAG atgcaggagctggagcagcGGGTGACCGAGGCCGACCAGCGGGCGGAGAGTGCGGAGAAACAG ATCCACGTCATGGAAGAAAAGCTGAAGTCTGCAAACATACAAACCAGCGAAACGGAGAGCTCGTCCTACAGAAGGTATCAAGACTTGACCAATCGGGTTCAAGAAAAAGATGCTGTGATACAGAGATTAGAGGTGCAGCTGGAAAAACAG ATCTTCGTCAGAGCCCAGGAGGCAAAAATTATTGAGGAGAAGGCAGCCAAGATTAAAGACTGGGTCACTTTTAAGCTTAAAGAG ATGGAGCAGGAAAACCAGCTGCTGAAAATGGCCAACTTGAAGCAGACAGAACAGATAAtgttgctgcaggacaaactacaag CTCTCTTAGAGAAACCTGCATCCTGTGGATCTCCTGCCGCCTCCCCAATGATGGACACACACCAGGTGCCCAGCAGTCCGCTGTTtcctcccagctgccccggcacTCCACCTGCCCAAGACGACGGCTGGAGGCAGGCGGGGCCAAGAGGGGCCGCTTGTAATAGCAAGACAG ATGTGAAGAGGGCTACTGAACAGTCCAGTAAGGGGATTTCTCTCGGAGACCTTAGAGCCCATGATGTCCTCTCTCAGGGTCGGAGCAGGGAGGGACCCGGCTGCCCAGTTCCCACAAGCGGACCAGAGCTCCCAGTGGGTCCAGCGACGCTGGCAGGTTGCTCTGACAACTCCTCCGATGAGCTCAGCAGCAAGTTCCGCTCCCAGTGCCTccactcgtcctcctcctcttcctcctcctcctctgcctacGAGATGGCCCAAGGGCCGAGCTCCCTGGAGCCGTCCCTCAGGATAACACCCAAAAGCCCGCTCCTGTCGCGCTCCCCCTCCACTAACAACCCTTTCCCCAACGCTCCAGTTCACCAGTCGGGCACCAGCACGACGCTCCCCAAAATCCGGACTCCGCTCACCCCCAGAGACAGCATCCAGCTGGTGAAGAAGCACTGCAGCCAGCCGCAGCCCAGCCTGGACCGGCTGCACCACCTCAACGTCAACATCGACATGGTGCCCCCGTCCTCCGCTTGCTCCACGCTCAAGAGCACGGGCGCGGCCAGCTCGCCCTTCTCGCAGGTCGTGGAGGAAACCGACATTGACGACGGGCTTCCCGACAGCATGGACGGCGTGGTGGAGGGGTCGGGGTCAGAGGAGCCGCGACGCAACGGCGTCTCCTTTGTGGGACTCCCGGAGGAGCTGGAGCCACCAACGCCCCCGTTACACCGCTTCCCCTCATGG GAGAGTCGGATCTACGCTGTGGCAAAGTCAGGAATGAGAGTATCAGAGGCCGGTCCCGCGGCCAGGGGCCCCGGACGAG GGTCAAACTTTCCACAATACCCAGCGGCAGGTCCGTTCCCCCAGCTGATCTACAGGAATATCAATGTACCGGTCTATACCACACTCAAAGGG aaAGCCACTCAGATCAGCAGCGTGCCTCTGCTTGATGACGACTCCGGGTCCGAGGACGACAGCAGCTCTCTGGCCAGTTTGCGGACCTCCGTCCTGTTGCCGGACAAGAAGGGCAGCGTCCCTGGGAGCCCGCGGGCCGTCAAGAGAG GTGTGTCCATGTCATCCATCAGCTCAGAGAGCGATTACGCCATTCCTCCTGACGCCTACTCCCTGGACAGCGACTACTCCGAACCAGAACATAAAGTCCAGCGAACCTCCTCCTATTCCTGCGAGAGCAGCGGGCCG GAGATGCTGGAGAAGTCGGGGTACCTGCTGAAGATGGGCAGTCAGGTGAAAGCCTGGAAGCGCCGCTGGTTTATCCTGAGGAATGGAGAGATCCTCTACTACAAATCTCCC agtgACGTGATCAGGAAACCTCAGGGTCAGATTCAGCTGAACTCCTCCTGCCGCATAGTCCGTGGAGAGGGAGCACAGACCTTTCAA CTGATTACCGAGAAGAAGACGTTCTATCTGACCGCCGACTCGCCCAACATCCTGGAGGAGTGGATCCGGGTTCTGCAAAACATACTGAAAGTCCAGGCCAGCAGCCCGGTTACCGTGGAGACCACCGCCAAGCCCACCGTGAGGGGTTGGCTTACCAAG GTCAAACATGGACACTCTAAGCTGGTGTGGTGTTCCCTTGTTGGAAAAGTGTTCTCCTACTATCGTAATCAGGAAGACAAG TTGCCTCTGGGTCAGCTGAAGATGCGCGAGGCCTCGGTGAAGGAAGTGGACCGTTCCTGCGATTCAGACGAGGACTACGAGGCAGGCAGCCgaggtttcctctcctcccactgcaCCCTGGTGGTCCAACCAAGAGACCAGAGTCCCACCTACATGCTCATTGGCACCAAGCAGGAGAAG GACACGTGGCTGTATCACTTGACTGTGGCAGCGGGCAGCTGTGCGACCTTCAGAGTGGGCACAGAGTGCGAGCAGCTCATCGGTAAACTCCTGGATGCAGAGGGAGACCCAG AATCTGCTTTGTGGAGGAGCGAGGCCTTGAGCTTCTGTAAGGAGGGTCTGCGCTCGCCTCTCACCACTCTGCCCTCTGAGGCTCTGCAGACCGAAGCCATCAAGCTCTTCAAG TCCTGTCAGCTCTTCATCAACGTGCTGGTTGAGTCCCCGTCTGTCGACTACCACACTTCGCTGGCCCAGAATGCATTGCAAGTGTGCCTGACGCACCCGGAGCTGCAGAACGAGGTGTACTGTCAGCTGATCAAGCAGACCAACCGCCGAACGCCACATAACTACTCCCTCACGCAG TGCTGGCAGctgttgtctctgtgtgtggctCTGTTCCTCCCTCAACAACATTTCCTTTGGTACCTAAGACAGTACCTGCAGCGCAACGCTGACCCGAG GAGTGAGGTGGGGAAGTATGCAGTGTACTGTGAGAGGTCTGTGCAGCGAACGCTGCAGAACGGGGAGCGGGAGGCCAAACCGTCCCGTATGGAGATCGTCTCCATCCTGCTGAGGAACCCCTACCACCATTCACTGCCCTTCAGCATCCCTGTGCACTTCATGAACAACACCTACCAG GTGGTGGGTTTCGACGGCTCCACCACAGTGGAAGAGTTCCTCAACACGCTGAATCAGAGGATCGGCTTGAGGAAGCCTCAGCTCTCTGGGTTTGCACTCTTCACCGACGATCCGTCTGGCAAGGACCTGGAGCACTGCCTGCAGCCGGCTGCCAAG ATCTGTGATGTCATTTCCAAGTGGGAGCAGGCCCTAAAGGAGCTGCATCCTGGGAAAAATGAGGGGACACGGATAGTGCGTCTTACATACAAAAGCAG GTTGTGTTTCAGATCTCAGGTGAAAGGAGAGACGGACCGAGagcgcctcctgctggcctACCAGCTGAATGACGAAGTTCAGCAAGGCCACTTCCCCGTGAACAAAGAGCTGGCTCTTGAGGTGGCCGCCCTCATGGCACAG GTGGAACATGGTGACTTGGAGAGAccggcttcctcctctcccaccgGCTCTCCTCTACCGAAATCTCAGCTCATTCTTCTGCAGGCCTTAGAGCGCTTCTACCCCAAACGATACAAACAAGACTGCAGCTCAGAGCAGCTCAG aGATCTTGCAGAGCGTCTGGCCACCAAGTGGTCTATGCTGCGTGGGTGCAGCGCGCCTGAGTGTGTGAGAATATACCTGACCGTGGCTCGCAAGTGGCCGCTATTTGGAGCCAAACTCTTCAGCGCAAAA ccgctgcccccctcccccgttgaGCAGAGCCAGGTGTGGCTGGCAGTCAATGAAGATGGATTATGTGTGCTGGACTACGCAATG CACACGCTGGTCACACACTCCTACAGCTCTGTGATTACCTTCGGCGGCTGCCGGGATGATTTCATGGTGGTGACGAGCCAGCAGAGGGAGCCTGGACTCGGGAAGAAGAGCGTGGAGAAGCTGCTCTTTGCGATGGCCAAACCAAAG ATCCTGGAGCTGACTCTGCTCATGGCCAGCTACATCAACCACTGGAACCACAGCCTCCCGCCCGCCTCGCCGCAGCCTCTCGGCCACTGGGACGTGGACAGCAAGCACTTCCCTGCCATGAGCTACACCACCAAGGGCCCCACGCTCCTGTGA